In Vibrio fluvialis, the DNA window CGTTCTGACTGATACACACGGCCGGAGATTGCGCCGATTGTTTAAAGCCTGGGTTGCGCCAGTAGCTGTCTGGAATCGGCGTTACTTCGGAATTGTTGACTGCGATACAAACGTTTTGCAGCTCAGCATCGGTTTGGTAGCCAGTCTGATTGACGAAGGTTTCAAACTCACCGACAGTAATCGGTGTCGCGCTGACTGCGAAAGCATGATCAAGGAGAACCTGACGCGATGCGTTTTCACCCAGCAGGTATTCTCCGCTAACTAACGTGATCATTTCCGGAGCCTTGATGTTGCCTTTCAGCGAGTCAGCAAACTTAAAGCCCTGCTTAAGAATGTTGGCCTGCTCGCGCAGCACCGCACGTAAGGTGTGATCGGAATTGATGCTCAGTTCCTGATGGAATGAACGGTAGCCTTCTTTTTCCACCGTGATCATGTGATTGCCAACCGGCAGCATGATTTCGACCGGAGTGCTGCCGTAGCTGACACCATCAACCGACACTTTGTCGTTGTACTGATTCGAACGAATGGCCAGGTTCACCCACGCCACTTCTTTTTGCTTGCTGGTCTGAGCGTTTTCACCCGGCGCAAAACAGTATTGTGAATCGACATTCAGCAGCTTACAGGGGGTGTTTTCTGCCGGGCGGGCATCCAGTTGCGTGTCGATAACGGTTTTAAACTTGCTGCCGTCATAGAAGCCAGAATCTGTCGTTGTGTGTTTGAGTACGTGGATATTGAGCGACACGTCAGCCAGATGCTGTTTTACTACCGCCGCTTCGCTGGTTTCATCAATCAGCCAAGCCTGGAACTGTTTCACGGCTTTCTGTAACGCCAGATCTGTGGTCTGTTTGGCACATTGCGCCAACGTCATATCGGCGCTACACGCGTTGGTGAAGCTGACTTTTTGCTCACCAGTGCGATTGAGCTCAGAACGCAGACGTTCAACCCGTGCGCGCAGTTTGTCTTGATCAAGCTTGACAATACTCTGCTCAATCACCTGCTGCGCAGATTTGGTCTGAGCAAGTGCTGCCTGCTGCTCCTGCAGTTTCTGCTCGGCTTCCAAACGTGCTTTCTGATTCTGTTTGATGTCTGACCAGGCTGCCTGATAGGCATTCTGAGAGCCTGTAATATCCAGCTCTGGCTCATCAATCATTTTCTGGTAATCACGCTCGAGGTTCGCTTTGGCTGTCTTCAGCGCCGCGTCCAAGCTTTGCGTTTGTTTATTCAGGCGATCCAGTTCAGCTTGCTGATTATCAACAGCGGTTTGCTGAGTCTGGGTAGCCTTTTTAGCGTCCTGCAACTCTGATTGCTTGCTAAACAGTGCATCATCGATAGCCATAACAGTGGCGGGTGCCGTGTCTTCAGCTATCGCGGGCACTGCCAGTAAGCATGGCGAGAGTGCGAATAACAGAGCGGGTAAACCTTGTCGCATGGTTGTCTACTTCAGTTAAATGTTTGAAAAAACCTGTCAGCATTCTAAACGAAAACGCCATTTTGTCAGAAGTCATCTTTCAATAACTTAGTGACAAAATGGCGTTTAAACGACAGCTTTGTGAAATTCGACACCAAATCAGAGCCGCAAGGGATGATTAGCTGTCTTTGTTCGGGCGAAGCTTCACCCAAACCGTGTCATTACCATTGACGGTAATCACGCGGTTGTAAGTTTCATAACCGTCTTTGGCAACTGTCACCTGATGACGGCCTGCTGGTAGCACGATTTCGACTGGCGTGCTGCCGTAGTTGATGCCGTTGATGGTGACTGAATCGTTGTACTGATCAGAACGTACAGTGACATTCGCCCACTGCTTGTCTTTCTTGGTCGTTTGCTCATCAGAAGAGCCTTTCAGACAGTAGCGGCTTGAGACGTTCAGCAGTTTACATGCAGCCACTGCCTCTGGTTTTGCCTGTAGCTGAGCCTGCATTTGCGTAAAGTATTCGTTGTTGCCTTCAAAGCCGCTGCGGATGATCTGGCTTTCCTGAACGTGAATGTTCAGTTCCACACCGTTGAGATTCTGCTTGGCAATCACGGACTCAGTCAGGTTATCCAGCAGTTTGGCGCGGAACGTTTTCACTGCTTTCTGTTTCGTCAGATGTTGACCCTGGCTTGAACATTCACCCAGCGTCATCGTGGTAGAACACGCTGTTTTGTAGCTGGTTTCCAACACATCGCTTTCGCGCAGTTCCGCATCCAGACGTTTTACGCGCGCTTCGATTTTGCTTTCTTCCAAGTTGGCAAATTCGGTTTTAAGACGTGCTTGCTTCTGCTTGATTTGTGACAGACGCATTTCGCTTTCGGTAATGGCCTGATCGTTCGTCAGTGCTTCAGACTGATTCTCTTTCACCGCGCTCCAGCTTTCCTGATATTTCTTCTGGAAAGTCACTAAGTCTGTATCTGGATCTTCAAGAAGGCGGCTATATTGTTTGTCCAGTGCCGACTTAGCTCGGTTACGTTTCGCATCCAACTCATCGCTTTCACGCTGTAAACGACTTTGTTCGTTTTTCAGCTGTTGAAGCTTAGAGCCTTCGGCGTCGTACTCAGACGCGATGGAATCGATCTCGCTCTGTTTTGTACTGATTTTCTCATCGATAGCGGTAACAGGATCAACCTGTGTAACTTCATCCGCGTACACCGATGCAGATACCCAAATAGGGCTTAGCGCAAGCAGTAGCGCTGGGAGGCGATGTCTGATCATAGGTCCCTGCAACAAATTGATGTGGTTCCACTGAGGTCAGTGGGAAAAGACAAACTTTTGACAGCGCGATGGATACGCTGGTTTACATAATGCAAAAGCTATTTCTATTACAATAAAATCACAAAATCTGGACAATAGGCCACTGATTTTGTGAGTCTTCTATTTCTCAAGCTCCATTTTGAGCAGATTATCGAAATATGCAAGCACCGATTTCTGATCTGGTTTGACGTTTTTCAATTGAATACACATTGACCGTAATTTATGTGCACTTGATCATTGTTCCGAAGTGTGAATTTGGCCGGAATTTCATGCCGGGCCAGCACAATTATGCACATGGTTTTCTATAACGCATCTTGAGTGGCGGGTAATTTCGCTCGACGCGAAATTGTTATACCATGCAGGTCTGTCATCGTGAGGTGAAACCAGTATGAGTACATTATCTTCTCACAATCCGTCCATTTTAGAGCAAAGAGCCAAACTTTTGTCGCCTCGTCCGGCAGAGTTGGTGACCTTGCCTTCCCACATGCACTGTCACGATCACAGCTATACCCAGATTGTTATCGGCTTAAAAGGTCAGGCTGAATTTGAAGTCAGTGGGATGGGGAATATCGTCGGCCCGGGGCAGGGCTGCGTGGTGACGTCCGGATCCGATCACGCATTTGGCGGCATCATTGGTCAGTCGGATATTCTGGTACTGAACATGCCACTGCCGAGCAACGATGATCCTTTGATGTTGCAGAAGATCAACGATCTTTCTAACGCCGATGTCTATTTCCAGCTGGATGGTCAGATCCAGAAACTGGTGCAGATGTTGGTGCAGGAAATGCAGAACAGCCCGGAAGATATGCTGCTAAGCCGGGCTTGCAGTGACACGGTGCTTGCTTTGTTGCAGCGTCATATTTCCGCCTTCGAAACTCATCGCCGTGAGTCGCGATTTGATCTGGAGGCGATCGATCGCTACATCGAACAGCACATCAGCAGCCGCATTTCCGTCGCACAGCTCGCGGGCAGCGTGTTTCTCGGCGAGAGCCAGTTTCATATGCTGTTTAAAGAGCAGATGGGCATTACGCCGCACCAGTATGTGCTCGGCAAGCGTGTTGATATGGCTAAACTGATGATTGAACAGGGACGATTGACGCTTGGCCAGATTGCCGAACTGAGCGGATTCTCCAACCAGAGTACCTTTACCCACACCTTTTCTCGCCTGCAAGGGGTCTCTCCTTCTCAGTACAAAAAAATGTGCCGCAACTAAACGCTGATTATCGCGAATTTTAATGAGAATTATTCTATAACCCGAGACTGTTTGCGCACTCTCGGGTTATTTATTTGCGAAAATTGGTAAATGAACAGCATTTTATTTTATCTAAATTGATGTGATTCTGTTTTTGCTTTGTTAAAAAACCGAGTTTTTGGCAAAAAGCTCGGAGTTTTTGACAAGTATTCTTCACGCGCTCAAAATACACTGCCAGCCATTGTAGGAAACCCGACCCAATTGAATCTCGGGTGTGAGATTGAGGAAAACGCATGTTTACAGCAACAGATGTGTTGAAAGCAGAGTTTGTTGAGCAGCCGCTTAGCAAGCTGTGGTCAAAGATCTCGCCACTTTACATGGTGGACGAATCCCAATGGCTAGAGCAGCTTTTACCTTTGGCGACCCCAAGCGATGCAGAAAAATCGTCGATGGCCGTCAAAACCACTGAACTTATCGAAGCAATTCGTAAGGACAAAAAGTCGATTCAGATGATCGACGCCCTGCTTCTTGAGTACAGTTTGGATACTCAGGAAGGCATTCTTCTGATGTGTCTGGCTGAAGCGCTGATGCGTATTCCGGATACTGAAACCGCTGACGCGTTCATTCGTGACCGCTTGGGCGTGGCAGACTGGAAATCTCACCTGAAGAGCTCAGATTCGGTGTTCGTTAACGCGTCCACCTGGGGTTTGATGCTGACCGGTAAAGTGATTGGTCTGGCCGATGCAGAAGGCACCAGCCCGATTCAAGCGGTAAACCGCTTGGTGAACAAGCTGAGTGAGCCGGTGATTCGTAAAGCGATGCATCAGGCGATGAAGATCATGGGTCACCAGTTCGTTCTGGGTCGCACCATTGCCGAAGCGCAGAAAAACGGTCGTCCGATGCGCGATAAAGGCTACACCTACTCATTTGATATGTTGGGTGAAGCGGCGCTGACCACGGCAGACGCGAACAAATATTTCAAAGATTACCTGATGGCGATTGAAGCGGTTGGCCGCGACAAATACGGTTTGGACACCAGCCCGGCACCATCAGTATCGATCAAACTTTCCGCGCTGCACCCGCGTTATGAAGTGGCAAACCGCGACCGCGTAATGACTGAGCTGTACAGCACGCTGATCCAACTGCTGGATCGTGCGATGGAGCTGGATGTGGCGATCACGATCGACGCAGAAGAAGCGGATCGTCTGGAACTGTCACTGGAACTGTTTGAAAAAGTTTACCGCAGCGAGAAAGTGAAAGGCTGGGGCAAATTTGGTCTGGTGGTGCAGGCGTACTCAAAACGTGCCCTGCCAGTCCTGGTTTGGCTGACTGCACTGGCGAAAGAGCAGGGCGATTTGATTCCGGTGCGTCTGGTAAAAGGCGCTTACTGGGACAGCGAAATCAAATGGTCACAGCAGAGCGGTTACACCGGTTATCCGGTTTACACCCGCAAAGAAGCGACCGATGTTTCTTACCTGGCGTGTGCCCGCTTCCTGCTGAGCGAAAGCGTGCGCGGCAATCTGTTCCCACAATTTGCCAGCCACAATGCGCAGACCGTAACCGCAATCGCGGTGATGGCGCAGCACAAAGACTTTGAATTCCAGCGCCTGCACGGTATGGGCGATGCGCTCTACAACCACGTCATGGCGGCATACAAGCAATCTGTGCGTATTTACGCACCCGTGGGTAGCCACAAAGATCTGCTGCCGTATCTGGTTCGTCGTCTGCTGGAAAACGGCGCGAACAGCTCATTCGTACACCGTCTGGTGGATGCGCGCTGCCCAATCAGCACGTTGACTCAACATCCGGTGGACATGTTGCTGGCGTTCGATACGTTGAATAACACCAAGATTCCTCTGCCTTCACGCATTTTTGCTGAGCGCAGCAACTCCTACGGTGTCAACATCGACATCGAGAGTGAAGCGAAGCCATTCGAAGAGCAGGTCAATGCGTTCCTGAGCAAACAATGGGAAGCATCGCCGATCATTAACGGCGAGATTCAGTTCGAAAGCATGATCAAGGCAGCTGGCCAGCCAGAACTGGTTAAAGCGCCGTATGATCGTCGCATCGAAGTGGGCCAGGTTTTCCATGCTAGCCATGATCATGTTTCCGCAGCGATCGAAACCGCACATGCTGCATTTGCTGAGTGGAACCAAGCTCCGGCACAAGCGCGTGCTGAGAAACTGGACAAACTGGCGGACCTGCTGGAAGCCAATCTGGCTGAACTGGTGGCAATTTGTCATCAGGAAGCGGGTAAAACCATTCACGACAGCATTGATGAAGTGCGCGAAGCGGTCGACTTCTGTCGTTACTACGCCAAACGCGTAGACACACTGGGCGAGTTCTCGGTAGAGGGCTTTGATGGTCAGAGCCGTCAGGTTGCTCGTCAGGGCCGCGGTGTATTCGTATGTATCAGTCCGTGGAACTTCCCGCTGGCGATTTTCCTAGGCCAAATCAGTGCCGCACTGGTTGCGGGTAACACCGTCGTGGCCAAACCTGCAGAACAAACCAGCCTGATCGCAGCGCGCGCTGTCGAACTGATGCTGGAAGCGGGTTTCCCTGGCGGCGTGATTCAGTTACTGCCTGGTCGCGGTTCGCAAATCGGTACGGCGTTGACGTCACACGCGGCCATTGCTGGTGTGGCGTTTACGGGTTCCACTGCGACAGCCCAGCGCATCAACCAAACGTTGGCTGAGCGCGATGCTGATCCTGTGCCGTTTATCGCGGAGACTGGTGGTCAGAACGCGATGATCGTGGACAGTACAGCCCTGCCTGAGCAAGTGGTGCGTGACGTTCTGCGCTCTGCCTTTGCGTCGGCGGGTCAGCGTTGTTCAGCACTGCGTGTGCTGTTTGTTCAGCAAGACGTTGCCGATCGCATCATTACCCTGATTCAGGGCGCGATGCAGGAGCTTTCTGTCGGTACTCCTTATCTGCACAACACGGATGTGGGTCCGGTGATCGATGCGAAAGCTAAGCAAGGTCTGCTTGAGCACATCGAACGCATGACCAAAACGCAGAAGAAAGTGGCACAGCTGGAACTGGGCGAGGTGTGTGAACACGGTGATTTCGTTGCGCCGACTGCGTTTGAAATCTCGGGTATCGACTGCCTGACCGAAGAGCAGTTTGGCCCAATCCTGCACATCGTTCGCTTCAAAGCGAGTGAATTGGCGCAGGTGGTTCAGCAAATCAACGATACCGGTTTTGGTCTGACCATGGGGATCCACAGCCGTAACGAAACGACCTATCGCTGGATTGAAAAACACGCGCGTGTGGGTAACTGCTACATCAACCGTGACCAAGTTGGTGCGGTCGTCGGTGTGCAGCCGTTTGGTGGTCAGGGCCTGTCCGGCACCGGACCAAAAGCAGGTGGTCCACACTACCTGTACCGTTTCACTCAAGTTCAGTACAGCTAATCCGTTCAGCGAAGGAGACTAACTATGGTGCATCAAGTAACTCGTTTTTCTGACGCTTTTTCGGCTTGGGAAAACTGGAATCTGACTGGCTTTGACTCAAAATGTGAGGCACTGCTGTCATTGAAACACAATTTAGAGAGCGCTATGCCAGCATTGGCAAAAGTGATTTCTTACCAACTTCAACAGGCTTCAGCTTTATTGGCGCAACCGCACCAATTAGTTGGACCCACTGGAGAAACCAACGAGCTTTATACTGCAGGGCGCGGTGTTGCCCTCATCGTTCAGGATGACAGCAGTAATGAAGCAAAACTGGCGGTCGCAGCTCAATTGTGTGCTGCGCTGGTCGCAGGCAACAGCGTCGTATTCTGCAGTGACGATGCTGAGCTGACGTCCGCTCTGTCGGCTGCTTACGAGCAGTCAACGCTCCCGGCTAACCTGCTGCAGTTTGCAACGTTCGACGCCTATCATCAATTGATGGAATCGGATATTCGCTGCATGGGTTATGTCGGTAATACGTCGGTTGAACGCACAATCAACCGTCAATTAGCCAAACGCTCAGGCGCAATTGTTAGCCTGGTGTCTGAAACGGATTTTGCCGCACTCCCGGTGGCGAATGATCCACACTTATCGCTGCGTTTTATTACCGAACGTACGCGCACAATAAATATAACAGCAGTGGGTGGTAACGCGACCTTGCTTGAGCTTGGGAACGAGGCCCACTAATCCTTTCTGTAGTTCTCCCCCCGCACCTTGTGGGGGGACATGGAAGGCGATCGTATATAAGAGGACACATCAATGGAAAATAGCTTTGCTATTACGACCACATTTATCGTCTACCTCATTTTGATGTTGGCGATTGGGGTCTATGCATATCAGCGAACGAAAAACTCAGCTGATTACTTTTTGGGCGGCCGTTCTTTAGGCCCATGGCCTGCAGCGCTTTCTGCGGGTGCATCTGACATGAGTGGCTGGCTGCTGCTTGGTCTGCCGGGTTACGCATACGCGGCCGGTATTGAAGCGTTCTGGCTGGCGGGTGGCCTGCTGGTGGGTACCTGGGCAAACTGGCTGATCACAGCTAAGCGTCTGCGCACCTACAGCATTACCACTGACGCACTGACGCTGCCTGAATTCCTGTCTCGTCGTTTCAACGACAATTCAAAACTGATTCAAACGATTTCAGCGTTTTTCATTCTTCTGTTTTTCCTTTTCTACACCAGCTCGGGTCTGGTGGCAGGCGGTAAACTGTTTGAAACAGTCTTCGGTCTGGATTACAGCACAGCAGTTATCGTGGGTACGGTGTGTGTGGTTTCTTACACATTGTTCGGCGGCTTCCTGGCGGTATCCTGGACCGACTTGGTGCAAGGTCTGCTGATGGCAGCGGCACTGATGATCGTACCTATCGCAGCCATGAATGGTGGTTTCACTAAGCTGGACAACGATCTTTTGGCAATTAACCCACAACTGCTGACCATGTGGAATGACGTGAAAGGCCAGCCGCTGTCTGCGGTGGCGATCGTCTCGCTGGTTGCGTGGGGTCTGGGTTACTTTGGTCAGCCACACATCCTGGCGCGTTTCAAAGCAACTCGTTCGAACAAAGATCTGACCACAGCACGCCGCATTGCGGTTATCTGGACAGGTCTGTCAATGGCGGGCGCGATGCTGGTGGGTCTGGTTGGTCTGATTTACGTGACCAACGACGGTTCTATCCAGCTGGACGACGGCGAGAAAATCTTCATGCTGTTGGTGAACGCGATTTTCCACCCAGTGATGGCAGGTATTCTGCTGGCAGCGATTCTGGCGGCAATCATGAGTACGGCGGACTCTCAGCTGCTGGTTTCTTCTTCTGCACTGGCCGAAGACTTCTACAAGCAAGTGTATAAGAAAGATGCGACGTCAGAAGAGATCGTGCGTGTTGGCCGTGCGGCGGTCATCATCATCTCTATTATTGCGCTGATCCTGGCAATGACGCCAGACAGCTCGGTTCTGGGTCTGGTGTCTTACGCATGGGCAGGTTTTGGTGCGGCATTTGGTCCGGCACTGGTACTGAGCCTGTACTGGTCGCGCATGAACCGTAACGGCGCGTTGGCGGGTATCGTGATCGGCGGTATCACTATCGTCGTGTGGAAACAGCTATCAGGTGGTTGGTATGACGTGTACGAAATCGTACCGGGAATCATCTTCTCGACCATCGCGATTGTTGCGGTTAGCCTGCTGACGGGTGAACCTGAAGAAGCAGTGAAGAAGCAGCACCTTACCTTCAAGAAGCATCTTGTTGAGCTGGACTAACTGACAAACAGTTTGCATAACTGAACAAAGCCCCACCAATGTGGGGCTTTTTCGTGCTTGTGTCATGGCAATGCAATAGCAGAAACTCACTCGAAAGTGGGTGTTATTTTTTGAATCCCAGTCACAAACTTAAAACTAAAGTTTGGGACAATGGAACCAACCGATTCAAAATGCGTCAATTGTCAATAGAAAGGCTCAAACAGGGGGACCCACCATGCCAGAAGCGTATTGCAACTGTTGTCGAAAAACCACACCGCACAAAGTTGTAATGAGGCGTTGTCAGACGGAACCGACGACGGGTTGGCAGGGTTTTCAGCAATTCATGGCTGCACTGATGCACGGTGAGCATTATTACAAAATGGAGAAACAGGGTTTCTGCCGCGTTTGTAATCAACAATCCGATTTATCAGCGGCTGATTTCTCTCGAGCCAGAGTGATTTAAGTTCGTGTCAGTTTGATGACTCCCGTGGTTGTCACGGGAGTTTTTTATTTGTCTCTTCAACACAATGGGCAGCAGATCACCGATTTGATGCAACAGCCGACTTCTTGTCCCGTAATGGGAACTTTCGCAAGGTAATCTCTCTTCGTTCAGCTAATCTGTAGGGAATTCACCTGTGGATACGACGAAGGAGTCCCATTCATGCAGTTAAGTTTAAAGAGAAAAATGGTTTTCTCTGTGGTGATTGCGATCGCGCTGACCGCAATCGCATTGGTGGTCGCGGGTTATAAAACCTTCCAGCAAGACAGTTGGCGTGCCATCGAAAGTGAAAGCCGCAATACGCTGCAGGCGCATGCCAAGGGGATCGGTGACTGGTTTGCCACCAAACAGCATGCTCTGAAAGGGTTGCGCGAAGAAATTGAACGCAATCCGAATCTTGATTTGGTGCCACATCTGCGCCAAACCCTCGAGTCCGGTTCATTTGGCCTGAGTTACTACGGTAACGAGCAAGGAGAGATGTTCCGTCAGGATCCTTCCCTTAACAAAGCGGGTTACGACCCACGCGAGCGCGGCTGGTACAAAGAAGCCAAAGCCGCAGGCAAGCCGACCACAACGGAACCGTATGTGAGTGTGACCATGCAGACGCTGGTGGTGACGCTGACAGAGCCTGTACGCGTCGATGGCCAGTTTATCGGCGTAGCGGCGTCCAACCTGGCACTGAATAAGTTGATTGAAGACGTACTGGCGATTGAAGTTCCGGGCAAAGGTTACGCCATTCTGGTCAATCAGAAAGGCAAAATTGTTGCTCACCCGAACAAAGACCTGATCCTCAAACCGACTCAGGATATCGCCTCTGGCTTGAGCATAGCCGCGCTGCAGGGGGCGGCTAATGATCACCATCTGCTGCCGATGTCGATTGACGGCAAGGACAAGCTGCTGATGGCACAAAGCATCGACAATACCGACTGGATGCTGGTGATGGTGATGGATAAAGCCGTGCTGGAGCAGCCGTTAAATCAGATGCTGATGACACAAACCCTGATTGGTCTGGTGATTCTGTTGATCATGGCCTTAGCCACCTCGTGGTTTGTGGCACGTCAACTGAATGAGCTGAGCAACATCGCTGCGGCACTGGGAGATATCGCTGAAGGTGATGGCGATTTGACCCGCCGTCTGACCGTTAAAAGTGACGATGAAGTGGGCATGTTGGCGGATAAGTTCAATAAGTTCGTCGATCGCCTGCACGTGATGGTGAAAAACGTGCGTGATGTATCGGTTGCTCTGAACGAAGGGGCGAACCATGCCGCGCGCGCAGCAGGTCAGCGCAGCGAGCGCATCCGTACCCAGCAAGATGAGATCACCATGGTGGCGACAGCGGTGACTGAAATGGCCTCTGCGACGGCGGAAATTGCCGGCAATGCTGACAACACGGCGAAAAATGCCAACCAATCGGTTGAGCTCGGCGCGCAGGGTTACCAGCAAATGCAGCAGAGTAAGCACTCGATTGACCAGTTGGCTCAAGAGCTGACGGGCGCGGTCAACATCATTGGCGAGCTGGAAGAGCATGCCAACGAAATCTCAACCATTTTGTCCACCATCCGTGCGATTGCTGAGCAAACCAACCTATTGGCGCTCAACGCTGCGATTGAAGCTGCGCGGGCAGGCGAGCAGGGGCGCGGTTTTGCGGTGGTGGCGGATGAAGTTCGCGTGCTGTCGCAGCGTACTCATGCCTCAACAGAAGAAATTCAGACCAAGATCGCCGGTTTGCAGAAAGTGACTTCAAATGCGGTGTCGGTGATGACTGAAAGCCATAAGCTGGTAGAAACCAGTGTCAGCGATGTCAATCAAACGGGGGAAAGCCTGCAGGCGATCAGTGAAGCGATTCAACTGATCAGCGACATGGCGACACAAATTGCTTCGGCGGCAGAGGAGCAATCCTTGGTAACGGCAGACATTAACGGCAACACGGAGTCGGTGCGCGAAGTGAGTGACGCGCTAGCGAGCGACGCTCAGGATGCGGTGCAGCAGGCCAAAGAGCTGCACAATCTGGCGCAGGAGTTGGATCAGGAAATTTCCCGCTTCAGACTTTGATTTACCGTAAACAACTAAGGGCATCTGACGATGCCCTTTATTTTTTCACTGTGAACGCAATCACAACCCGTATTGAAACGTTTCTTCCTGAGCGGATTAGTCAGTATTGTATGTCGCAAATGATGTCTCACAGGGAATTCGAACATTATGCATTTAGACCGGGTAGACCAACAAATTCTGCGCATTCTGCACGACAAAGGACGTTTGCCAGTGGTGGAACTGGCCAAGATGGTCAATCTCACCACATCCCCTTGTTCAGACCGGGTGAAACGGCTGGAAAAAGAGGGCTACATCAAAGGCTATCATGCGGAGTTGAACGCGGAAAAACTCGGATTGGACGTTCAGGTATTCATTCATATCCGTCTTGACCAGACCAG includes these proteins:
- a CDS encoding methyl-accepting chemotaxis protein; the protein is MQLSLKRKMVFSVVIAIALTAIALVVAGYKTFQQDSWRAIESESRNTLQAHAKGIGDWFATKQHALKGLREEIERNPNLDLVPHLRQTLESGSFGLSYYGNEQGEMFRQDPSLNKAGYDPRERGWYKEAKAAGKPTTTEPYVSVTMQTLVVTLTEPVRVDGQFIGVAASNLALNKLIEDVLAIEVPGKGYAILVNQKGKIVAHPNKDLILKPTQDIASGLSIAALQGAANDHHLLPMSIDGKDKLLMAQSIDNTDWMLVMVMDKAVLEQPLNQMLMTQTLIGLVILLIMALATSWFVARQLNELSNIAAALGDIAEGDGDLTRRLTVKSDDEVGMLADKFNKFVDRLHVMVKNVRDVSVALNEGANHAARAAGQRSERIRTQQDEITMVATAVTEMASATAEIAGNADNTAKNANQSVELGAQGYQQMQQSKHSIDQLAQELTGAVNIIGELEEHANEISTILSTIRAIAEQTNLLALNAAIEAARAGEQGRGFAVVADEVRVLSQRTHASTEEIQTKIAGLQKVTSNAVSVMTESHKLVETSVSDVNQTGESLQAISEAIQLISDMATQIASAAEEQSLVTADINGNTESVREVSDALASDAQDAVQQAKELHNLAQELDQEISRFRL